CATGGGGAGGAAGGAATAGCCAGCACGAGGCCCCCGCACCCAGGGGCAAGCGatggaaggaagagaagaaatgGTCCCCTCCCTCTACGAAACATCAGAAAGGCATTTAGAAGTGGAGTAAAGCCAAGAGAGCCGCAACTGTATTGGACACATGGCAGAGCCACCCCAGGATCAACACCCGCTAAGAGGCCGCTGGAGGAAGCTATTTCGTCTGGGCTCTGACCTGGCTGTCAGGCGGAATGGCCTTCCCTAGGTGCTGCCCCACAGTCAGCCCATATTTCTGAACTTTCTGGCGCTCCTGCACCTCCTGTTTCAGCACAAAGCCCCCTGCGAAGCTCAGATCAAAGCTGCTGTCGGGTACAAAGCTGATGGGTTTCTCATCCCAGATAGTTGCCGGACGCTTCTTCCAGCCCTTCAAGATCTGCCGGCGCACATCCACGGGAGTGTGGCTAATGCTGTAGGTGATTTGAGGCTCCAAGACTTGGCAGCCACACAAGTGGAGAATGCCATGCTAGAGCGAAAAAACAGACAGGCTCAAAGGCTGCTGCAGTTCAAGGCTATTCCAACAActggggaaggcagccagccagaggtgaGAGCACACCCTGGCACCCGCTGGTTCTGCCCTGCTACCAAAACCTAAATCCTCAGTCGTGTCTGGTGGGCTGGCTTCAGCTGTAAGCAGCACTTTGTCCTGCCGCAGGCATTTTGGGCTGGAGTTTGAGATTGCAAGACCCAAAGGGACCCTTGTGGCCATCCATGTGTGTAATGCAGGCCCCACAGTTCCCCAAAGGGCCTTC
The genomic region above belongs to Carettochelys insculpta isolate YL-2023 chromosome 14, ASM3395843v1, whole genome shotgun sequence and contains:
- the NQO1 gene encoding NAD(P)H dehydrogenase [quinone] 1, with protein sequence MNDAAVEALQQSSWSITMSDLYQMKFNPVPSRVDITGKPKDPSNFQYTHETAWAWEEGRLSREIVAEQKKLEAADLLIFQHGILHLCGCQVLEPQITYSISHTPVDVRRQILKGWKKRPATIWDEKPISFVPDSSFDLSFAGGFVLKQEVQERQKVQKYGLTVGQHLGKAIPPDSQVRAQTK